Proteins from a genomic interval of Rubinisphaera italica:
- a CDS encoding DUF6807 domain-containing protein encodes MTLLSRFLLLTFLITSSVQAEDSLGLVTIHSAKARAGHLLMTPEMKLDLPDGEYELRDLDSGLRLSTQIVNQELYVSLSNPWTTRKEKRFEIVRKSPSPESEFQNRVKDGNLEFRYDKRPVLTYNITTDEPPTGANPLYRKSGYLHPVYSPAGHVLTDDFPADHYHQHGIFHAWVKTTIGTKEVDFWNQAKGEGTVLHHRLQNRFAGSQTAGFDTELIHIMAPEKSPRTILKELWKIRIHPHKRYNIWQLKSEQSNDSGGDVTINQYHYGGFAFRGRSEWLGTFQQSGCEMRTDHEDSRENGNHKSARWVVISGPVESNEGDADHSMPRSGLVIMSHPQNFRSPQKVRLHPNKPYFCFCPVVDEEFVLKQGQTLLLNYLVITFDGQISDQDLQEIWQEYSTNIEITLSKPIHE; translated from the coding sequence ATGACTTTACTATCTCGGTTTCTTTTGCTGACATTCCTGATCACTTCATCTGTTCAAGCGGAGGATTCTCTCGGGCTAGTGACGATTCACTCTGCAAAAGCTCGTGCCGGTCATCTGCTGATGACTCCAGAGATGAAACTCGACCTGCCAGATGGGGAATATGAACTGCGAGATCTCGATTCTGGCCTCAGGCTCTCCACTCAAATCGTCAATCAGGAACTGTATGTCTCACTTTCTAATCCCTGGACTACCAGAAAAGAGAAACGGTTTGAGATCGTCCGCAAAAGTCCATCTCCAGAAAGCGAATTTCAAAATAGAGTGAAGGATGGAAATCTGGAATTTCGGTATGACAAACGCCCAGTTTTGACTTACAACATTACGACCGATGAGCCTCCTACTGGAGCCAATCCCCTGTATCGGAAAAGTGGCTACCTGCATCCGGTGTACTCACCAGCCGGTCATGTACTTACGGATGATTTTCCTGCGGACCATTACCATCAGCACGGTATTTTTCACGCATGGGTCAAAACAACTATTGGCACAAAGGAAGTTGATTTCTGGAATCAAGCCAAAGGAGAGGGAACTGTTCTGCACCATCGACTGCAAAATCGATTTGCCGGTTCACAGACTGCTGGATTCGACACGGAGTTAATTCACATCATGGCCCCTGAAAAAAGTCCACGAACGATTCTGAAAGAATTGTGGAAGATACGGATACATCCCCATAAGCGATACAACATTTGGCAACTGAAAAGCGAGCAATCCAATGATTCGGGTGGCGACGTCACGATAAATCAGTACCACTATGGTGGTTTTGCGTTTCGGGGACGTTCAGAGTGGCTCGGGACTTTTCAGCAATCTGGCTGCGAAATGAGAACCGATCACGAGGATTCCCGTGAAAACGGCAATCATAAATCGGCTCGATGGGTCGTCATTTCAGGACCGGTTGAGAGTAACGAAGGTGATGCAGATCATTCCATGCCCCGCAGTGGCCTGGTGATCATGAGTCATCCTCAGAATTTTCGTTCTCCCCAGAAAGTCCGTCTGCATCCCAATAAACCGTACTTTTGTTTTTGTCCTGTCGTTGATGAAGAATTTGTTTTGAAACAAGGACAGACTTTGCTCTTGAACTATCTGGTGATCACGTTTGATGGCCAGATTTCAGATCAGGATCTGCAGGAAATCTGGCAGGAGTACTCAACGAATATTGAGATCACTCTTAGTAAGCCTATCCATGAGTAA